In one window of Paludisphaera rhizosphaerae DNA:
- a CDS encoding galactose oxidase-like domain-containing protein, which produces MPRDVRAHRPLVSLLVVLMSFAASAPTPASAQSADQGEWSPLFDTPNVMIHVSVLPDGKVLFWGRREAGEGLNPPAPRNCQPRIWDPSKGTGPAAFSTTNMPGHNLFCSGHSFLPDGRLFVAGGHIADGKGEPFAVIYDPAMNHWDRVPELMTGGRWYPTVVTLADGGVLVSFGTGTDGTHNPTQQIWKDGHWMPNQNFDFPPDVLPFYPRMHVAPSGQVFMTGPLPLTQLLDTVAKKWMFLRPDPDIHRAIDLSSRKSHFLQEYAPSVMYDEGKVLYAGGGDGPIADAETIDFTKPMAAWEWVKTDPMNFPRRQHNATLLPDGTVVVMGGTKGNGFNNLVIGQPLRSAELWDPKTGKWKKLAKAAVDRCYHSTAVLLPDATVLNAGGGEYSPNNDGHPNPPVDTHHDAQIFSPPYLFLANGTRAPRPDITSAPTKVKYGETFTVGTTTPGAIGKVSWVRLSSVTHSFNSNQRINFLTFTPDAASLKVTAPADPNGCPPGHYMLFLLNNNGVPSIAQTIQILP; this is translated from the coding sequence ATGCCCCGCGACGTTCGCGCGCACCGCCCGCTAGTATCGCTGCTGGTAGTGCTGATGTCCTTCGCAGCGTCAGCCCCGACTCCGGCCTCGGCTCAGTCGGCGGATCAGGGGGAATGGTCCCCGCTCTTCGATACGCCCAACGTCATGATCCATGTGAGCGTCTTGCCCGACGGCAAGGTGCTCTTCTGGGGGCGCCGAGAGGCGGGCGAGGGCCTCAATCCGCCGGCGCCGCGCAACTGCCAGCCCCGCATCTGGGATCCCTCGAAGGGGACGGGACCCGCCGCGTTCTCCACGACCAACATGCCGGGGCACAACCTGTTCTGCAGCGGGCACTCGTTCCTACCCGACGGCCGCCTGTTCGTCGCCGGAGGTCACATCGCGGACGGCAAAGGCGAGCCGTTCGCGGTGATCTACGACCCGGCGATGAACCACTGGGATCGCGTCCCTGAGTTGATGACCGGCGGCAGGTGGTACCCGACGGTCGTTACCTTGGCCGACGGCGGCGTCCTCGTCTCGTTCGGCACCGGAACGGACGGGACCCATAATCCAACACAGCAAATCTGGAAAGACGGCCATTGGATGCCGAACCAGAACTTCGACTTTCCGCCCGACGTCCTCCCCTTCTACCCACGAATGCACGTCGCCCCAAGCGGCCAGGTCTTCATGACCGGTCCTCTGCCGCTGACCCAACTGCTCGACACGGTCGCCAAGAAGTGGATGTTCCTTCGTCCCGACCCGGACATCCACCGCGCGATCGACCTGTCCAGCCGCAAGAGCCATTTCTTGCAGGAGTACGCGCCCTCGGTCATGTACGACGAGGGCAAGGTGCTTTACGCCGGCGGAGGCGACGGTCCGATCGCCGACGCCGAGACGATCGACTTCACCAAACCGATGGCCGCCTGGGAGTGGGTGAAGACCGACCCGATGAACTTCCCACGCCGCCAGCACAACGCCACTCTGCTCCCCGACGGCACGGTCGTCGTCATGGGGGGGACCAAGGGGAACGGGTTCAACAATCTTGTCATCGGCCAGCCGCTCCGATCAGCCGAACTCTGGGACCCGAAGACCGGCAAATGGAAGAAGCTGGCAAAAGCCGCGGTCGACCGCTGCTATCACTCCACGGCCGTCCTCTTGCCCGACGCAACCGTGCTAAACGCGGGGGGGGGCGAGTACAGCCCAAACAACGACGGCCACCCGAACCCGCCAGTCGACACGCACCACGACGCCCAGATTTTTTCACCCCCATACCTGTTTCTTGCTAACGGGACTCGGGCCCCTCGACCCGACATCACCTCAGCGCCCACCAAGGTGAAGTACGGCGAAACATTCACGGTGGGAACGACCACTCCTGGCGCGATCGGCAAAGTGAGTTGGGTCCGTCTGTCGTCCGTCACCCACTCCTTCAACTCCAACCAGCGGATCAACTTTCTGACCTTCACCCCCGATGCGGCTTCGCTCAAGGTGACGGCCCCCGCCGATCCCAACGGCTGTCCCCCAGGCCATTACATGCTGTTCCTCTTGAACAACAACGGCGTCCCCTCCATCGCCCAGACGATCCAGATCCTGCCGTAA
- a CDS encoding glycoside hydrolase family 31 protein, with protein sequence MADVLTFNSGPLQARISETTGGVELSGPDRLGAPLATVIAFDPPVVTVGGAKRTVGRVVSSIPRSDGFDLVQNAGATDVKSRLSFPVDGVLRYEVTDWNGLKPNQTSITVAAAGDEHFYGFGEKFNALDQTGKIIDVLTFDGPLEKGDLSYKVAPWFVSTRGYGFHLDSTSRSSFDMRTAAGRYTVTNRSGSLAYHVVYGPALTEVVSRYTGLTGRPALPPAFAFGPWISSDIWRDGGEVNYAVTKFRERGIPVSGFVFDSPWEIAYNDFNFNIGAGPTADSATQFGHGGDFENLPASATHSYPGFKNLAEMMAFFQKQGLKVVCWMTPFVNTSILNNTLEVRGQQRSVKDFDAIAAKGVFVQGADHKPLPVKWWKGQGSPVDFTAPEGRAFMKDQLTRLLKQTEVVTKSGAKESAVGGIKTDDGEAATKPGANGNAKGLYIPLEARYHNGTTGVEMQNGYCLEYHKAVFEILREVGGEGTLVFARSGFTGTQAFPGCWAGDNEPNFGDANGLPSVIVAGLSAAMSGFSIWGHDVGGYLNRNFSTVSPTDLFIRWTQFGCFSPIMQMHRQVDGSNLRQYPWGYAEAGETTDKNRALENYRFYATLHTRLFPYLYTQAKHSTETGIPILRPLVLIHPDDPRTIPVQHVYYFGESLLVAPVIAPKADGRDLYLPEGDWIDFWTDEPHAGKRLITWKNPVQPSRPVSKIPVFVKLGAIIPLILGDDVQTLCDADYVNDANVKTWDGGLEIRVYPSGDSQFTAFDGTFIRCDSTAAGTTLTLTATSRAVEFRVLAPRPATGVRRDGGALPEAASQTAFDAASSAWRSDPAVLHIKFPHAGGTTTLTF encoded by the coding sequence ATGGCGGATGTTCTGACTTTCAATTCAGGGCCGCTTCAGGCGCGGATCTCCGAAACCACCGGGGGGGTCGAGTTGTCAGGCCCCGACCGATTGGGCGCCCCTCTGGCAACCGTCATCGCCTTCGATCCTCCGGTCGTCACCGTGGGCGGCGCGAAGCGGACGGTCGGCCGCGTCGTCTCATCGATCCCCCGCTCGGACGGCTTCGACCTTGTCCAAAACGCCGGCGCGACGGACGTCAAGTCGCGGCTCTCGTTCCCAGTCGACGGCGTGCTGCGGTACGAGGTGACCGACTGGAACGGGCTGAAGCCCAACCAGACCTCGATCACGGTGGCCGCCGCCGGGGACGAGCACTTCTACGGCTTCGGCGAGAAGTTCAACGCCCTCGACCAGACGGGGAAAATCATCGATGTTCTGACGTTCGACGGCCCCCTGGAGAAGGGAGACCTCTCCTACAAGGTCGCTCCCTGGTTCGTCAGTACGCGGGGCTACGGCTTTCACCTCGACTCGACCTCGCGCAGCTCCTTCGACATGCGAACGGCGGCGGGTCGTTACACCGTCACCAACCGCTCCGGTTCGCTCGCCTACCACGTCGTTTACGGCCCAGCCCTGACCGAGGTCGTGTCCCGCTACACCGGACTCACCGGCCGGCCTGCACTGCCGCCCGCCTTCGCCTTCGGCCCATGGATCTCCTCCGACATCTGGCGCGACGGCGGCGAGGTCAACTACGCCGTGACCAAGTTTCGCGAGCGTGGCATCCCCGTCTCGGGGTTCGTCTTCGATTCCCCCTGGGAGATCGCTTACAACGACTTCAACTTCAACATCGGCGCCGGCCCCACGGCCGACTCCGCCACGCAGTTCGGCCACGGCGGCGATTTCGAGAACCTTCCCGCCTCGGCCACCCACAGTTACCCCGGCTTCAAGAACCTCGCCGAGATGATGGCGTTCTTCCAGAAGCAGGGGCTCAAGGTCGTCTGCTGGATGACCCCGTTCGTCAACACCAGCATTCTCAACAATACCCTGGAGGTCCGCGGCCAGCAGCGTTCGGTCAAGGACTTCGATGCGATCGCGGCCAAGGGAGTATTCGTGCAGGGTGCCGACCACAAGCCGCTGCCAGTGAAGTGGTGGAAGGGCCAGGGGAGCCCCGTCGACTTCACGGCGCCCGAGGGCCGGGCCTTCATGAAGGACCAACTCACCCGACTGCTCAAACAGACCGAGGTCGTCACGAAGTCCGGCGCGAAGGAGTCCGCCGTCGGCGGCATCAAGACCGACGACGGCGAAGCCGCAACGAAGCCAGGGGCCAACGGCAATGCCAAGGGGTTGTACATCCCACTCGAGGCCCGCTACCACAACGGCACTACCGGTGTGGAGATGCAGAATGGCTACTGCCTGGAATACCACAAGGCTGTCTTCGAGATCCTCCGCGAGGTCGGCGGGGAAGGAACCCTTGTGTTCGCCCGCAGCGGATTCACGGGCACCCAGGCGTTCCCCGGCTGCTGGGCCGGCGACAACGAACCGAACTTCGGCGATGCCAACGGCCTGCCCAGCGTGATCGTCGCCGGCCTCTCCGCCGCGATGAGTGGGTTTTCGATCTGGGGCCACGACGTTGGGGGCTACCTCAACCGCAACTTCTCAACGGTCTCACCCACCGATCTTTTCATCCGCTGGACCCAATTTGGCTGCTTCTCCCCCATCATGCAGATGCACAGACAGGTCGACGGGTCCAACCTTCGGCAATACCCCTGGGGCTACGCCGAGGCCGGGGAGACGACCGATAAGAACCGTGCGTTGGAGAACTACCGGTTCTATGCGACGCTTCACACCAGGCTCTTCCCGTACCTGTACACCCAGGCCAAACACTCGACCGAGACCGGCATTCCAATCCTCCGCCCGCTCGTCCTGATCCATCCGGACGACCCACGGACAATCCCCGTCCAACACGTCTACTACTTCGGTGAAAGTCTCCTCGTCGCGCCGGTGATCGCGCCCAAAGCGGACGGCCGCGACCTCTACCTTCCAGAAGGGGACTGGATCGACTTCTGGACGGATGAGCCCCATGCGGGCAAGCGGTTGATCACCTGGAAGAACCCCGTGCAGCCATCCCGGCCCGTCTCAAAGATCCCTGTCTTCGTCAAGCTCGGGGCCATCATCCCGCTCATCCTGGGGGACGACGTCCAGACTCTCTGTGACGCCGACTACGTGAACGACGCCAACGTAAAGACCTGGGACGGCGGCCTGGAAATCCGCGTTTATCCCTCAGGCGACTCCCAGTTCACGGCGTTCGACGGCACCTTCATCCGTTGCGATTCCACGGCGGCCGGTACGACTCTGACGCTGACCGCGACATCCCGCGCGGTCGAGTTCCGTGTACTGGCTCCGCGCCCCGCCACTGGCGTACGCCGCGACGGAGGCGCCCTCCCCGAGGCCGCGAGCCAGACGGCGTTCGACGCCGCATCTTCGGCATGGCGTTCTGACCCAGCCGTCCTCCACATCAAATTCCCCCACGCCGGCGGGACCACAACCCTCACGTTCTGA
- a CDS encoding vanadium-dependent haloperoxidase: MSQSHAASCTAILCCAFSATVFVASSIAQEQPRQEQTRADFSKYFELQKKVAEAPSAPLGARRMAAAAAVKAAPSKDAVRSRLLKAQEERTPQPSAMDFVANNPVLEEVSASGDPEFAQVVFWNEVALRITANDHTAPPPGSNLDTHPFEQVGPVRTSRALAIVHIAMFESINAVQRKFESYKNIQQKIFQTTSLPADIDASQVSIRHAIAQAAHRALTALYPGKTPDLNLTLAANLTAIQETPVRAINGLAIGDAAANAILDLRKLDGSEMPDPDVAGFQTTDPLKWQRDPLSLDVATALGANWRYVKPFVLEKADVFRPPLPPPVGDSRFVAAFKEVLEKGGDPAAGMTDPPGNADRRPTPTTRTDDETFIGKFWAYDGTALLCAPPRLYNMIATSLALREKKDTITTALDLARFLALVNVALADAGIAAWEAKFCYIYPRPITMIRAASPGMFPVDAPRPFWTPLGAPVSNGRAGRLNFSPPFPAYPSGHAVFGGALFQMFRKYWADPAGPAFTFVSDEFNGHNSDPGASQPRPLLPVTFPGFAKAEMDNAESRIFLGIHWRPDAEEGIIQGNKVADYVFDHVFKPL; encoded by the coding sequence ATGAGCCAATCGCACGCCGCAAGTTGTACGGCAATCTTATGCTGCGCCTTCTCCGCGACGGTGTTTGTCGCAAGTTCGATCGCGCAGGAGCAGCCTCGCCAGGAGCAGACCAGGGCGGATTTCTCAAAGTACTTCGAACTCCAGAAGAAGGTCGCGGAAGCCCCTTCCGCGCCGCTGGGTGCTCGCAGGATGGCGGCGGCTGCCGCGGTCAAGGCGGCCCCTAGCAAGGACGCGGTGCGAAGCCGTCTGCTTAAGGCCCAAGAGGAACGAACTCCTCAGCCTAGCGCGATGGACTTCGTTGCGAACAACCCGGTCCTTGAGGAGGTCTCCGCCAGCGGCGATCCCGAGTTCGCCCAAGTCGTTTTCTGGAACGAAGTCGCTCTGAGGATTACGGCGAACGATCACACGGCGCCGCCGCCGGGCTCGAACCTGGATACCCACCCGTTCGAGCAGGTGGGTCCCGTGCGCACCAGCCGCGCTCTGGCCATCGTGCACATCGCGATGTTCGAGTCCATCAATGCCGTGCAGCGAAAGTTCGAAAGCTATAAGAATATTCAGCAAAAAATCTTCCAGACGACGTCGCTGCCGGCAGACATCGACGCCTCTCAGGTCTCGATCCGCCACGCGATCGCCCAAGCGGCGCATCGCGCGTTGACTGCGTTGTACCCGGGAAAGACGCCCGATCTGAATCTGACGCTGGCCGCTAACCTGACCGCCATTCAGGAGACCCCGGTCCGGGCGATCAACGGGCTGGCGATTGGCGACGCAGCCGCCAACGCCATCCTTGACCTCCGTAAGCTCGACGGATCGGAGATGCCCGACCCAGACGTCGCCGGCTTCCAGACCACTGACCCGCTCAAGTGGCAGCGCGATCCTCTGAGTCTGGACGTTGCCACTGCGCTGGGGGCGAACTGGCGGTACGTCAAACCGTTCGTGCTTGAGAAGGCTGACGTGTTCCGCCCCCCTCTGCCGCCCCCGGTGGGCGACTCGAGGTTTGTCGCCGCGTTTAAGGAGGTTTTGGAGAAGGGGGGCGACCCGGCCGCAGGCATGACCGATCCACCAGGCAACGCCGACCGTAGGCCAACCCCAACGACCCGGACCGACGATGAGACTTTCATTGGAAAGTTCTGGGCCTACGACGGAACGGCGCTGCTCTGCGCCCCGCCGCGGCTCTACAACATGATCGCGACGTCGCTGGCGCTCCGCGAGAAGAAGGACACAATCACTACGGCGCTTGATCTGGCCCGGTTCCTTGCGCTGGTCAACGTCGCCCTGGCCGATGCGGGGATCGCCGCCTGGGAAGCCAAATTCTGTTACATCTACCCTCGGCCGATTACGATGATCCGCGCGGCGAGCCCGGGCATGTTTCCAGTCGACGCCCCCCGCCCATTCTGGACACCGCTTGGGGCGCCGGTCAGCAACGGCCGTGCGGGGCGGCTCAATTTCTCGCCGCCATTTCCAGCTTACCCCTCGGGTCACGCCGTCTTCGGGGGGGCGCTGTTCCAGATGTTCCGAAAATACTGGGCGGACCCAGCCGGTCCCGCGTTCACGTTCGTTTCGGACGAGTTCAACGGGCACAACAGCGACCCCGGCGCCAGTCAGCCCCGCCCACTTCTCCCGGTGACATTTCCGGGATTCGCGAAGGCCGAAATGGACAACGCCGAGAGTCGGATCTTTCTGGGGATCCACTGGCGGCCCGACGCTGAGGAGGGCATCATCCAGGGCAATAAAGTCGCCGATTACGTATTTGATCACGTCTTCAAACCGCTGTGA
- a CDS encoding sulfotransferase family protein produces the protein MSAPVMADQEIVIVSGLPRSGTSLMMQMLDQGGIEAVTDRQRTPDVDNPRGYYEFEIVKKIKEDASWLPETRGKVFKMVSQLLYDLPASETYRIVFMRRDFDEMLASQEKMLARLGRPSAPRDEIKRAFTQHLQRLFAWLEKQPNMHVLFVDHHDLVADPSPQVARINAFFGGRLDEAKMIEAVDPSLYRNRKGETAG, from the coding sequence ATGAGCGCGCCGGTGATGGCGGATCAGGAGATCGTGATCGTCTCGGGCCTGCCGCGGTCCGGGACGTCGCTGATGATGCAGATGCTGGATCAGGGCGGCATCGAGGCCGTCACCGACCGCCAGCGCACGCCGGACGTCGACAATCCCCGGGGCTATTACGAGTTCGAGATCGTCAAGAAGATCAAGGAAGACGCCTCGTGGCTTCCGGAGACGCGCGGCAAGGTCTTCAAGATGGTCTCGCAACTGCTCTACGACCTGCCGGCCTCGGAGACGTACCGCATCGTCTTCATGAGGCGCGACTTCGACGAGATGCTGGCCTCGCAGGAGAAGATGCTCGCCCGCCTGGGCCGGCCTTCGGCTCCTCGCGACGAGATCAAGCGGGCCTTCACCCAGCATCTGCAGAGGCTCTTCGCCTGGCTGGAAAAGCAGCCGAACATGCACGTCCTGTTCGTCGACCACCACGACCTGGTCGCCGACCCTTCCCCGCAGGTCGCGCGGATCAACGCGTTCTTCGGCGGCCGGCTCGACGAGGCGAAGATGATCGAGGCCGTCGACCCGTCGCTCTACCGCAACCGCAAGGGCGAAACCGCCGGTTGA